A single genomic interval of Mycobacterium sp. DL592 harbors:
- a CDS encoding putative glycolipid-binding domain-containing protein: MESTRVQLSGNRIKAYGRIVAAAAGTHPAFSASYDLVTDESGATKRLSLSITLAERDRQLSIARDDENMWLITDHQGQSRGSYEGALDVDVVFSPFFNALPIRRTGLYRRADSVTLPVVYVNLPDLTVSQASISYSSSGADGSEGIKLHSPVAETTITVDADGFILDYPGLAERI; encoded by the coding sequence ATGGAATCCACCCGCGTCCAGTTGTCGGGAAACCGGATCAAGGCCTACGGCCGCATCGTGGCCGCCGCAGCCGGGACGCATCCCGCGTTCAGCGCCTCATATGACCTGGTCACCGACGAGAGCGGCGCCACAAAGCGGCTGTCGCTGAGCATCACACTGGCCGAGCGCGACCGCCAGCTGTCGATCGCCCGCGACGACGAGAACATGTGGCTGATCACCGACCACCAGGGCCAGTCGCGCGGCTCCTACGAGGGTGCGCTCGACGTCGACGTCGTCTTCAGCCCGTTCTTCAACGCACTGCCGATCCGGCGCACCGGCCTCTACCGCCGGGCCGATTCGGTGACCCTGCCGGTGGTCTACGTGAACCTGCCCGACCTCACCGTCAGCCAGGCGTCGATCAGCTACAGCAGTTCCGGGGCGGACGGCAGTGAGGGCATCAAACTGCATTCGCCGGTGGCCGAAACCACCATCACCGTCGACGCCGACGGGTTCATCCTCGACTACCCGGGCCTGGCAGAGCGGATCTGA
- a CDS encoding ABC transporter ATP-binding protein produces MITFANVTKTYPDGTVAVDDLTLEVPSGTLTVFVGPSGCGKTTSMRMINRMIEPTSGTISVDGRDIAGVNPVKLRLGIGYVIQSGGLMPHQRVIDNVATVPVLKGQSRREARKAAYDVLERVGLDPKLGDRYPAQLSGGQQQRVGVARALAADPPILLMDEPFSAVDPVVRDELQVEILRLQDELRKTIVFVTHDIDEAITLGDRVAVFGPGGTLQQYDAPARLLSNPANDFVAGFIGADRGYRGLQFKAAAGLPLHDVATVTEAGIDALSLAPGDWRLVTRDDGRPYAWINADGVQLHRGGSSLYDSTIAGGSLFGPDGTLRLALDAALSSPSGLGVAVDGDGQVIGGVKAADVLAALDGDG; encoded by the coding sequence ATGATCACCTTCGCCAACGTCACCAAGACCTACCCCGACGGAACCGTCGCCGTCGACGACCTCACCCTCGAGGTGCCGAGCGGAACGCTGACCGTGTTCGTCGGCCCGTCGGGCTGCGGCAAGACCACCTCGATGCGGATGATCAACCGGATGATCGAGCCGACGTCGGGGACGATCAGTGTCGACGGCCGCGACATCGCCGGCGTGAACCCGGTCAAACTGCGCCTCGGGATCGGCTACGTCATTCAGAGCGGCGGGCTGATGCCGCACCAACGGGTCATCGACAACGTCGCGACCGTCCCGGTGCTCAAGGGCCAGTCCCGCAGGGAAGCCCGCAAGGCCGCCTACGACGTGCTTGAGCGGGTGGGGCTGGACCCGAAACTGGGCGACCGCTACCCCGCGCAGCTCTCCGGTGGCCAGCAGCAGCGTGTCGGTGTGGCCAGGGCACTGGCCGCCGACCCCCCGATCCTGCTGATGGACGAACCGTTCTCGGCGGTCGACCCGGTGGTGCGCGACGAGTTGCAGGTCGAAATCCTGCGTCTGCAAGACGAATTGCGCAAAACCATCGTCTTCGTCACCCACGACATCGACGAGGCGATCACCCTCGGCGACCGGGTCGCGGTCTTCGGGCCCGGCGGCACGCTGCAGCAGTACGACGCACCCGCACGGCTGCTGTCCAACCCGGCCAACGACTTCGTGGCCGGCTTCATCGGCGCCGACCGCGGCTACCGAGGCCTGCAGTTCAAGGCCGCCGCCGGCCTGCCCCTGCACGACGTCGCCACGGTGACCGAGGCCGGGATCGACGCGCTGTCGCTGGCACCCGGTGACTGGCGGCTGGTCACCAGGGATGACGGCCGGCCATACGCGTGGATCAACGCCGACGGGGTGCAGCTGCACCGCGGCGGAAGTTCGTTGTACGACAGCACGATCGCCGGCGGATCGCTGTTCGGCCCGGACGGCACCCTGCGCCTGGCGCTGGACGCGGCACTGTCCTCACCGTCCGGGCTCGGGGTGGCCGTCGACGGCGACGGGCAGGTGATCGGCGGAGTGAAGGCCGCCGATGTGCTGGCCGCCCTGGACGGCGACGGGTGA
- a CDS encoding wax ester/triacylglycerol synthase family O-acyltransferase: MELISPTDSMFLLAESREHPMHVGGLQLFEPPEGAGPDFIRDIFSRLLTYEDVQPTFRKHPGELFGGIANLAWSFDRDIDLEYHLRRSALPSPGRVRELLELTSRLHGTLLDRHRPLWEAHLVEGLNDGRFAVYTKVHHALLDGVSAMRLMRRSLSEDPLHPELHAPWSIGPRQRDRSQPRSSRLGGLARAAGSVAALGPSVFTLARAALIEQQLTLPFGAPKTMFNVAIGGARRCAAQSWPLKRVTAVKDAAGVTVNDVVLAMCAGALRAYLLEQNALPDRPLIAMVPVNLRPEDDTSSGGNMVGTILCSLATDVEDPAHRLDTIHASIRGNKEVFAQLPRMQQLALSAFIIAPLALSLLPALASAAQPPFNIVISNVPGAREPLYWRGAKLDGNYPMSIALDGQALNITLSNNADNLDFGLVGCRRSVPHLQRLLGHLEDSLTGLERAHGV; encoded by the coding sequence ATGGAACTGATATCACCGACCGATTCGATGTTCCTGCTGGCCGAGTCCCGCGAGCATCCGATGCACGTCGGCGGGTTGCAATTGTTCGAGCCGCCCGAGGGCGCGGGCCCGGACTTCATCCGGGACATCTTCTCGAGGCTGCTGACCTACGAGGATGTCCAGCCGACCTTCCGTAAACATCCCGGCGAACTGTTCGGCGGGATCGCTAATCTGGCGTGGTCGTTCGACCGTGACATCGACCTCGAATACCACCTGCGGCGCTCGGCGCTGCCGTCGCCCGGCCGTGTCCGTGAGCTGCTCGAGCTGACGTCGCGGCTACACGGCACGCTGCTCGACCGGCATCGTCCGCTGTGGGAGGCGCACCTCGTCGAGGGGCTCAACGACGGCCGCTTCGCGGTCTACACCAAGGTGCATCACGCGCTCCTCGACGGCGTTTCGGCGATGCGGCTGATGCGCCGGTCGCTGTCGGAGGATCCGTTGCACCCGGAGTTGCACGCGCCGTGGAGCATCGGTCCGCGCCAGCGCGACCGGAGTCAACCGCGGTCCTCGCGGTTGGGTGGACTGGCAAGAGCCGCGGGATCGGTTGCGGCCCTGGGTCCTTCAGTGTTCACACTGGCCCGGGCGGCGCTGATCGAGCAGCAGCTCACCCTCCCGTTCGGCGCGCCGAAGACGATGTTCAATGTTGCGATCGGCGGTGCGCGCCGGTGCGCGGCACAGTCGTGGCCACTCAAACGCGTCACCGCGGTCAAGGACGCCGCCGGGGTCACCGTCAACGACGTCGTCCTGGCGATGTGCGCAGGGGCGCTGCGGGCCTACCTCCTCGAGCAGAATGCCCTGCCGGACCGCCCGCTGATTGCCATGGTGCCGGTGAACCTGCGCCCCGAGGACGACACCTCCAGCGGCGGCAACATGGTCGGCACCATCCTGTGCAGCCTCGCCACCGACGTCGAGGATCCGGCGCACCGGCTCGACACCATCCACGCGTCGATACGCGGCAACAAAGAAGTGTTCGCGCAGCTGCCCAGAATGCAGCAACTGGCCCTGTCGGCGTTCATCATCGCACCGTTGGCGCTGTCCCTGCTGCCGGCGCTGGCATCGGCTGCGCAGCCACCGTTCAACATCGTCATCTCCAACGTGCCCGGCGCGCGCGAGCCGCTGTACTGGCGCGGTGCAAAACTCGACGGCAACTACCCGATGTCGATCGCGCTCGACGGCCAGGCGCTCAACATCACCTTGTCGAACAACGCCGACAATCTCGACTTCGGCCTCGTCGGCTGCCGCCGCAGCGTCCCGCATCTCCAGCGCTTGCTCGGCCACCTGGAGGACTCGCTGACCGGACTCGAACGGGCGCACGGCGTTTAG
- a CDS encoding ABC transporter substrate-binding protein, producing the protein MIASRRSRRMRLAVLLVALVVPLAAGCGSSNPLGGGSASGDLKTLVVGSADFPESKIIAEIYAQALEANGFTVGRQFGIGSRETYVPAVRDHSIDLVPEYTGNLLQYFNPKANVTTPDQVELALIRALPGDLSILTPAPANDTDTVAVTSETAQKWNLKTIGDLAAHSAEVKFGAPSEFQSRTEGLPGLKAKYGLDIKPDNFVSISDGGGPATVRALLDGTVTAADIFSTSPAIPQNKLVVLEDPKNNFLAANVVPLVSSQKKSEELKKVLDAVSAKLTTAGLIELNTAVSGNSGVDPDQAARKWISDNGFDKPIGK; encoded by the coding sequence ATGATCGCGTCGCGTCGATCGAGGCGAATGCGGTTGGCGGTGCTGCTGGTTGCGCTCGTCGTGCCGCTGGCCGCCGGCTGTGGCAGTTCGAACCCGCTCGGCGGCGGTTCGGCGTCGGGCGATCTCAAGACGTTGGTTGTGGGTTCCGCGGACTTTCCCGAGTCGAAGATCATCGCCGAGATCTACGCACAAGCCCTGGAGGCCAACGGGTTCACCGTGGGCAGGCAGTTCGGTATCGGCAGCCGGGAAACCTACGTCCCAGCGGTGCGTGACCACTCGATCGACCTGGTGCCCGAGTACACCGGAAACCTGCTGCAGTACTTCAATCCCAAGGCCAACGTGACCACCCCGGACCAGGTCGAGCTGGCGCTGATCCGGGCTCTGCCGGGGGACTTGTCGATTCTGACGCCCGCACCGGCTAATGACACCGACACCGTGGCGGTCACTTCGGAGACTGCGCAGAAGTGGAACCTCAAGACCATCGGTGACCTCGCCGCACATTCAGCCGAGGTGAAGTTCGGTGCGCCGTCGGAATTCCAGAGCCGCACCGAGGGACTGCCCGGTCTGAAGGCCAAGTACGGGCTGGACATCAAGCCGGACAACTTCGTCTCCATCAGCGACGGCGGCGGCCCGGCCACGGTGCGCGCACTGCTGGACGGCACTGTCACCGCGGCCGACATCTTCAGCACCTCCCCGGCGATACCGCAGAACAAGCTGGTCGTGCTCGAGGACCCGAAGAACAACTTCCTGGCGGCCAACGTCGTTCCCCTGGTGAGTTCGCAGAAGAAGTCCGAGGAACTGAAGAAGGTGCTCGACGCGGTCTCGGCCAAGCTCACCACGGCGGGGCTGATCGAACTCAACACCGCGGTGTCGGGCAACTCCGGCGTCGATCCCGACCAGGCCGCACGAAAGTGGATCAGCGACAACGGGTTCGACAAGCCGATCGGGAAATAG
- a CDS encoding ABC transporter permease yields the protein MNYLLTHLDKAWALTVIHLRLSLIPVVLGLLIALPLGAFVWRTTALRRLTTVTASIIFTIPSLALFVVLPLIIPTRILDEANVIVALTLYTTALLVRAVPEALDAVPGQVRDAATAVGYTGLSRMLKVELPLSIPVLIAGLRVVAVTNISMVSVGSVIGIGGLGTWFTEGYQADKSDQIVAGIIAIFVLAIVIDVLILLAGRAITPWARAKAAA from the coding sequence ATGAACTATCTGCTCACCCATCTCGACAAGGCCTGGGCGCTGACGGTCATCCATCTGCGGCTGTCGCTGATCCCGGTGGTGCTCGGCCTGCTGATCGCGTTGCCGCTGGGTGCCTTCGTGTGGCGGACCACGGCGCTGCGCCGGCTCACCACGGTAACCGCCAGCATCATCTTCACCATCCCGTCGCTGGCACTGTTCGTGGTGCTGCCGCTGATCATTCCCACCCGGATCCTCGACGAGGCCAACGTCATCGTCGCGCTCACCCTCTACACCACCGCGCTGCTGGTTCGGGCGGTGCCCGAAGCGCTGGATGCGGTCCCGGGTCAGGTGCGCGACGCCGCCACCGCCGTCGGCTACACCGGTTTGTCCCGGATGCTCAAAGTTGAACTGCCGCTGTCGATTCCGGTTCTCATCGCCGGACTCAGAGTCGTCGCAGTAACCAATATCTCGATGGTCTCGGTCGGCTCGGTGATCGGCATCGGCGGGCTGGGCACCTGGTTCACCGAGGGCTATCAGGCCGACAAGAGCGACCAGATCGTCGCCGGGATCATCGCGATCTTCGTGCTCGCGATCGTCATCGACGTCCTCATCCTGCTGGCCGGGCGGGCCATCACGCCGTGGGCGCGGGCGAAGGCGGCGGCATGA
- a CDS encoding tRNA adenosine deaminase-associated protein, which yields MGAQRASAPGSADTPDGFGVAVVREEGKWRCSPLSAKVLTSLNAAETELRELRSAGAVFGLLDIDDEFFLIVRPAPSGTRLLLSDATAALDYDIAAEALETLDADISAEDLEDSDPFEEGDLGVLADIGLPEAVLGVILAETDLYADEQLGRIAREMGFADELAAVLDRLDR from the coding sequence ATGGGAGCACAGCGAGCGTCAGCACCGGGGTCGGCGGACACCCCGGACGGCTTCGGCGTGGCTGTGGTCCGCGAGGAAGGCAAGTGGCGGTGTTCGCCGCTGAGCGCCAAGGTGTTGACGAGTTTGAACGCCGCCGAAACCGAGTTGCGTGAATTGCGCAGTGCCGGAGCGGTGTTCGGGCTGCTCGACATCGACGACGAATTCTTCCTGATCGTGCGCCCGGCGCCGTCGGGCACCCGGCTGCTGCTCTCGGACGCCACCGCCGCACTGGACTATGACATCGCCGCGGAGGCGCTGGAGACCCTCGACGCCGACATTTCCGCCGAAGATCTCGAGGATTCCGACCCCTTCGAGGAGGGCGATCTCGGGGTGCTCGCCGATATCGGCCTGCCCGAGGCGGTGCTGGGCGTGATTCTCGCCGAGACCGACCTCTACGCCGACGAACAGCTGGGCCGGATCGCCCGCGAGATGGGGTTCGCCGACGAGTTGGCGGCAGTTCTGGACCGCCTCGATCGGTGA
- a CDS encoding lipopolysaccharide assembly LapA domain-containing protein has product MSSEPEVSPTDPTPPGPAVPPPPPEPAKVPAQPVSEVGFTRAAALWTSLIFGFLILTVLLIFVAQNTESAKFAFLGWQWTLPLGVAILAAAVCGGLVAVLVGAARIFQLRRAAKKNLKAARQS; this is encoded by the coding sequence ATGAGCAGCGAACCCGAGGTATCGCCTACCGATCCGACGCCGCCGGGGCCGGCGGTGCCCCCGCCGCCGCCCGAGCCGGCGAAAGTACCCGCTCAACCGGTATCGGAGGTGGGCTTCACCAGGGCAGCTGCACTGTGGACGTCGCTCATCTTCGGCTTCCTGATCCTTACCGTCCTGCTGATCTTCGTGGCGCAGAACACCGAGTCGGCCAAGTTCGCCTTCCTCGGCTGGCAGTGGACGCTGCCGCTGGGTGTCGCGATCCTGGCGGCGGCCGTCTGCGGGGGTCTGGTCGCGGTGCTGGTCGGTGCAGCCCGGATCTTCCAGCTGCGCCGCGCAGCCAAGAAGAACCTCAAGGCGGCACGGCAGAGCTGA
- a CDS encoding ABC transporter permease, whose translation MNFLNQALSFIFTAANWEGKSGIGARILEHLQYTAIAVVVSALIAIPIGLLIGHTGRGTFLVVTGVNALRALPTLGVLLLGVLLWGLGLLPPTIALMLLGIPPLLAGTYAGVANVDPKIVDAARSMGMTETQVLTRVEVPNALPLILGGLRTATLQVVATATVAAYASLGGLGRYLIDGIKIRQFHIALVGALLVTVLALALDALLALAVWSSVPGAGRFRRMPQPLLDDEISFDSKAPTSQKSRTWRPGYERGDPSLTVDG comes from the coding sequence ATGAACTTCCTCAACCAAGCGCTGAGCTTCATCTTCACCGCAGCCAACTGGGAGGGTAAGTCCGGCATCGGCGCCCGCATCCTGGAACACCTGCAGTACACCGCCATCGCGGTCGTCGTCTCCGCGCTGATCGCCATCCCGATCGGCCTGCTGATCGGGCACACCGGGCGCGGCACCTTCCTGGTCGTCACCGGGGTCAACGCGCTGCGAGCCCTGCCGACCCTGGGTGTGCTGTTGCTCGGCGTGCTGCTCTGGGGCCTGGGTCTGCTGCCGCCGACCATCGCGCTGATGTTGCTGGGCATCCCGCCGCTGCTGGCAGGCACCTACGCCGGGGTGGCCAACGTCGATCCGAAAATCGTCGACGCGGCCCGCTCGATGGGGATGACCGAGACGCAGGTCCTCACCCGCGTCGAGGTGCCCAACGCGCTGCCGCTCATCCTGGGCGGGCTGCGCACCGCGACGCTGCAGGTGGTCGCCACGGCCACCGTGGCCGCCTACGCCAGCCTTGGCGGGCTGGGCCGCTACCTGATCGACGGCATCAAGATCCGCCAGTTCCACATCGCGTTGGTCGGTGCGCTGCTTGTCACGGTGCTGGCGCTGGCGCTCGACGCGTTGCTGGCCCTGGCGGTGTGGTCCTCGGTGCCCGGCGCCGGCCGGTTCCGCCGGATGCCGCAACCGCTGCTCGACGATGAGATCAGTTTCGACTCGAAAGCACCCACATCACAGAAGAGCCGCACTTGGCGACCTGGCTACGAACGCGGCGACCCGTCGCTTACGGTAGACGGGTGA
- a CDS encoding phosphotransferase family protein codes for MTGLDGLDLTALDAHLRSVGIPRSGELRGELLSGGRSNLTFLVYDDATKWVLRRPPLHGLTPSAHDMAREYRVVAALAGSPVPVAPAVTMRDDDSVLGAPFQMVEYVDGRVVRTRAELEALGGPDVVSASVDSLIKVLVDLHEVDPDAVGLSDFGKPTGYLERQVRRWGSQWDLVRLPDDPRDDDVRRLHTQLAESIPVQSRTSIVHGDYRIDNTMLDNQDPTVVRAVLDWELSTLGDPLSDAALMCVHRDPALNLIFGEEMAWSAPTMPAPEELAHRYSVVSGNPLAHWNFQMALGYFKLGIIVAGIDFRRRMAAADDENSQAGVLLGQAVSVLISGGLAALADRSL; via the coding sequence GTGACTGGACTCGACGGCCTCGATCTGACGGCACTGGACGCCCATCTGCGCTCGGTGGGGATTCCGCGCAGCGGGGAACTGCGGGGCGAACTCCTCTCCGGCGGCCGGTCCAATCTGACGTTCCTGGTCTACGACGACGCCACCAAGTGGGTGCTGCGCCGCCCGCCGCTACACGGCCTGACACCGTCGGCGCACGACATGGCCCGTGAGTACCGGGTGGTGGCGGCATTGGCCGGCAGCCCGGTCCCGGTCGCCCCCGCGGTGACGATGCGCGACGACGACTCGGTGCTGGGCGCACCGTTTCAGATGGTGGAGTACGTCGACGGACGGGTGGTGCGCACCCGCGCCGAGCTCGAGGCGCTCGGGGGACCCGATGTGGTCAGCGCGAGTGTGGACAGCCTGATCAAGGTGTTGGTCGACCTGCACGAGGTCGACCCTGACGCGGTGGGCCTGTCCGACTTCGGCAAACCCACCGGCTACCTCGAGCGCCAGGTGCGACGGTGGGGGTCCCAGTGGGACCTCGTCCGGCTGCCGGATGACCCGCGTGACGACGATGTGCGGCGGTTGCACACCCAACTCGCCGAATCCATTCCGGTACAAAGCCGTACGTCGATCGTCCACGGTGACTACCGGATCGACAACACCATGCTCGACAACCAGGACCCGACAGTTGTTCGGGCCGTGCTGGATTGGGAGCTCTCGACGCTCGGCGACCCGCTGTCCGACGCGGCGCTGATGTGCGTCCACCGCGACCCCGCGCTGAACCTGATCTTCGGCGAGGAGATGGCGTGGTCGGCCCCGACCATGCCGGCACCGGAAGAACTCGCTCACCGGTACTCGGTGGTCTCGGGTAATCCTCTGGCGCACTGGAACTTCCAGATGGCCCTGGGCTACTTCAAGTTGGGCATCATCGTTGCCGGGATCGACTTCCGGCGGCGGATGGCGGCCGCCGACGACGAGAACTCCCAGGCCGGCGTCTTGCTAGGTCAGGCTGTTTCCGTACTGATCAGTGGTGGACTGGCGGCGCTGGCCGACCGTTCGCTGTAG
- a CDS encoding lipoprotein LpqH: protein MNRGFVVAVAGAAVLVAGLSGCSKDDKKTESTSSASSSSAAASASSSAAASPSASSGAGTAKVTIDGQPQTINGQVVCATAGGNYNIAIGEAATGIAVVLSEDASKVHSVGLGNVNGVTLGYQEGVPGGAAATATKDGNNFKISGTATGVDMANPMQPVNKPFEIEVTCP, encoded by the coding sequence GTGAATCGTGGCTTTGTGGTAGCCGTAGCCGGCGCCGCAGTTCTGGTCGCCGGCCTGTCCGGCTGTTCGAAGGATGACAAGAAGACCGAGTCGACGTCGAGTGCGTCGAGCTCGTCTGCGGCGGCGAGCGCATCGTCGAGCGCGGCTGCAAGCCCAAGCGCCAGTTCCGGTGCCGGCACTGCCAAGGTGACCATCGACGGTCAGCCGCAAACCATCAACGGGCAGGTCGTCTGCGCGACCGCCGGCGGGAACTACAACATCGCCATCGGTGAGGCCGCGACCGGCATCGCCGTCGTTCTCAGCGAGGACGCGTCGAAGGTTCACTCGGTAGGCCTGGGCAACGTCAATGGCGTCACCCTGGGCTACCAGGAAGGCGTGCCCGGTGGCGCAGCCGCCACCGCGACCAAGGACGGCAACAACTTCAAGATCAGCGGAACCGCAACGGGTGTCGACATGGCCAACCCGATGCAGCCGGTGAACAAGCCGTTCGAGATCGAGGTCACCTGCCCCTGA
- a CDS encoding prephenate dehydrogenase, which translates to MCVLGLGLIGGSVMRATVAAGRETFGYNRSVEGADAAKVDGFGATTDLTEALSWAAEREALILLAVPMPALSLMLSHVKDVAPECPLTDVISVKGAVLAQVRKAGLVDRYVGGHPMAGTAHSGWAAGDARLFTGAPWVLSVDEHVDAGVWAQVMHLALDCGAVVVPAKSDEHDAAAASISHLPHLLAEALAITAGEVPLAFSLAAGSFRDGTRVAATSPDLVRAMCEANAEQLLPLLDRALDLLTHTRASLADKGSVAELVEAGHAARARYDSFSRPQIVTTALGGENWREELAAAGRAGGVIRSALPGPGSRG; encoded by the coding sequence GTGTGCGTGCTCGGGCTGGGCCTGATCGGCGGATCAGTGATGCGCGCGACGGTGGCGGCCGGGCGCGAGACGTTCGGATACAACCGGTCGGTCGAGGGCGCCGACGCGGCCAAGGTGGACGGCTTCGGCGCCACCACCGACCTCACCGAGGCGTTGTCCTGGGCGGCCGAGCGTGAGGCTCTGATCCTCCTGGCCGTGCCGATGCCCGCGCTGTCGCTGATGCTCAGCCACGTCAAGGACGTCGCCCCCGAGTGCCCGCTGACCGATGTCATCAGCGTCAAGGGTGCGGTCCTGGCACAGGTGCGCAAGGCCGGCCTGGTGGACCGCTACGTCGGCGGGCATCCGATGGCAGGCACGGCGCACTCCGGCTGGGCCGCCGGGGACGCCCGGTTGTTCACCGGCGCCCCGTGGGTGTTGTCGGTCGACGAGCACGTCGACGCCGGGGTGTGGGCGCAGGTGATGCACCTGGCGCTGGACTGCGGTGCTGTCGTGGTTCCGGCCAAGTCCGACGAGCACGACGCCGCGGCGGCGAGTATCTCCCACCTGCCGCACCTGCTGGCCGAGGCGCTGGCGATCACCGCAGGCGAAGTGCCGCTGGCTTTCTCGCTGGCGGCCGGTTCTTTCCGGGACGGCACCCGGGTGGCGGCGACCTCGCCGGATTTGGTGCGGGCGATGTGCGAGGCCAACGCCGAGCAGCTGCTGCCCCTTCTCGACCGGGCGCTGGACCTGCTGACCCACACCAGGGCGTCGCTGGCCGACAAGGGCTCGGTGGCCGAACTGGTCGAGGCCGGGCACGCCGCACGCGCCCGCTATGACAGCTTCTCGCGCCCGCAGATCGTCACGACCGCCCTAGGCGGGGAGAACTGGCGCGAGGAACTCGCCGCCGCCGGCCGCGCCGGCGGGGTGATCAGATCCGCTCTGCCAGGCCCGGGTAGTCGAGGATGA
- a CDS encoding nucleoside deaminase, whose amino-acid sequence MSSDESLIRAAIAAAGAAGPDDVPIGAVVFGPDGRELARAANAREELGDPTAHAEILALRAAARVYGDGWRLEGTTIAVTVEPCTMCAGALVMARVGTVVFGAWEPKTGAVGSLWDVVRDRRLTHRPQVRGGVLADECAALLEGFFARQRDLG is encoded by the coding sequence GTGAGCTCCGACGAGTCGCTGATTCGCGCAGCGATCGCGGCTGCCGGCGCGGCCGGACCCGATGACGTGCCGATCGGTGCGGTGGTGTTCGGCCCCGACGGTCGTGAGCTGGCCCGGGCCGCCAATGCCCGCGAAGAACTGGGTGATCCGACCGCGCACGCCGAGATCCTGGCGCTGCGGGCCGCTGCCCGGGTGTACGGCGACGGGTGGCGGCTGGAAGGCACCACGATCGCGGTGACGGTGGAACCGTGCACGATGTGCGCGGGCGCGCTGGTGATGGCGCGGGTGGGCACCGTGGTGTTCGGGGCGTGGGAGCCCAAGACCGGCGCGGTGGGCTCGCTGTGGGACGTGGTGCGTGATCGGCGGCTGACGCACCGCCCGCAGGTGCGCGGGGGAGTGCTGGCCGACGAGTGCGCCGCGCTGCTGGAGGGCTTTTTCGCCCGTCAACGCGATTTGGGTTAG
- a CDS encoding histidine phosphatase family protein, with protein MQLLFVRHALPFRTEAGEGSDPELSEEGWQQARRLPDALARFPLTRLVSSPQRRAMQTAEPVAQSRGLSLDIDDRLAEYDRGLSHYVPIEQVRAERPEEWARMAAGHLPSSVDEGEFTARVMAAVSDLVAGCEHDDTVAVFSHGGVINVVLHELLGTARLLSFPIDYVSVTRILYARTGQATVASVNGTEHVWDLLPRNKR; from the coding sequence ATGCAGTTGCTGTTCGTCAGGCACGCCTTGCCGTTTCGCACCGAGGCTGGTGAGGGTTCTGATCCCGAACTGTCCGAAGAGGGCTGGCAGCAAGCCCGTCGACTACCCGACGCGCTGGCCCGCTTTCCGCTGACCCGGCTGGTCAGCAGCCCCCAGCGCCGCGCGATGCAGACCGCCGAGCCGGTGGCGCAAAGCCGCGGCCTGAGCCTCGACATCGACGATCGGCTGGCCGAGTACGACCGGGGCCTGTCGCACTACGTGCCCATCGAGCAGGTGCGTGCCGAACGTCCCGAGGAGTGGGCCCGGATGGCCGCGGGTCACCTGCCCAGCAGCGTCGACGAGGGGGAGTTCACCGCACGGGTGATGGCGGCGGTGTCCGATCTGGTCGCCGGCTGCGAGCACGACGACACCGTGGCGGTGTTCAGCCACGGCGGGGTGATCAACGTGGTGCTGCACGAACTGCTCGGCACAGCCCGGCTGCTGTCGTTCCCGATCGACTATGTGTCGGTGACCAGGATCTTGTATGCGCGCACCGGCCAGGCCACGGTGGCTTCGGTCAACGGCACCGAGCACGTCTGGGATCTTCTGCCCCGCAACAAGCGTTGA